In one window of Helianthus annuus cultivar XRQ/B chromosome 17, HanXRQr2.0-SUNRISE, whole genome shotgun sequence DNA:
- the LOC110921784 gene encoding disease resistance response protein 206 yields MKSPISSVIFVIFLFFLVSSAHPGMKKQHYPCKNLVFYFHDVIYNGKNANNATAAIVGAPQWGNLTILADKFHFGNIAVFDDPITLDNNFHSTPVGRAQGMYMYDTKNTFTAWLAFSFVFNSTEHKGTINFIGADPIMVKSRDISVVGGTGDFFMHRGIATIMTDSYEGDVYFRLRVDIKFYECW; encoded by the coding sequence ATGAAGTCACCAATCTCTTCTGTTATCTTTGTCATCTTTCTCTTCTTCTTAGTGTCATCAGCCCATCCGGGCATGAAAAAACAACACTACCCATGTAAAAACTTAGTGTTTTATTTCCATGACGTGATTTACAATGGCAAAAATGCCAATAATGCAACTGCTGCTATTGTAGGTGCACCCCAATGGGGAAATCTTACAATATTAGCGGATAAGTTCCATTTTGGGAATATAGCGGTTTTCGATGATCCTATCACTTTAGACAATAATTTTCATTCCACTCCAGTGGGTCGGGCTCAAGGGATGTATATGTATGATACAAAGAACACATTCACCGCATGGCTAGCGTTTTCGTTTGTGTTTAACAGTACAGAACATAAAGGAACCATAAATTTCATTGGTGCTGACCCAATTATGGTTAAAAGCAGGGATATATCGGTGGTTGGTGGCACCGGAGACTTTTTCATGCATCGTGGGATCGCAACTATCATGACTGATTCTTACGAAGGAGACGTGTATTTTAGGCTGCGTGTCGATATTAAGTTCTATGAGTGTTGGTGA